The Verrucomicrobiota bacterium DNA segment TTCGTGAAAGCCCGTACCACGGCCCAGAAGAATGCCTGCATCAACAACCTGCGGCAGATTGATGGCGCCAAGGAACAGTGGGCGCTCGAAAATAAGAAGACCACGGCGGATACCCCCGTGGACAGCGATCTGATCGGGGCCACCTCCTATATCAAACAGGCACCGTCCTGCCCCGGCGCTGGCACGTATTCGTTCAATGCGGTCGGGACCAAACCGGCCTGCAGTGCCGCAACCAGCGATCATACCCTGTAAACGCATCGCGCAACACTATTTGCACGACCCGGAGCACCCGCTCCGGGTTTTTTTCTGTCCCAACCCTCATTCCACTTTTTTCAAAGCGTCCAGCACGATGCCGGGGGTGAGTACTTCCGGGAGGATAATGGGGGGCTGGGCGGGATCGCGCGGATAAACCAGCACCAGCGGCACGCCACCGCGTCCGTGGCGTTTCATTTCGGTTGCCACTTCGCTGCTTTTCACCCGGCTGTCTTCCACCAGCGCCACGGCGTTCAACTGTTTTAATTTCCTGACCACCTCGGGGATTTCCAAGCTGGTTTCCCGGTTCACCTGGCAGGTGAGACACCACGAGGCGGTGAAGTCCACCAGCACCGGATGCCCTTGGGCTCGTGCGGCGGCGACGGCTGCCACACTCCACGGCTGCCATTCAATGCCGCCGGGTTGGGAGGATTGATGCGAACTGGAGGACGCTTCCGGCACCGCCCGCCATTGGGCGCGATTTTCCACCAGCAACGCAAAGGCGAGGATCACCACCCCAATGGCAATCGTCTTGGCCAGCCCCGTTCGCGCGGTACCACGCTGGCCAAACGCGCCCCAAATCCAAGCGGCCAGCGCCACCAGCACCAGGAAGATGCCC contains these protein-coding regions:
- a CDS encoding type II secretion system protein, translating into MKLQTSRQSAFTLVEIMIVVAIIGLLAAIAIPNFVKARTTAQKNACINNLRQIDGAKEQWALENKKTTADTPVDSDLIGATSYIKQAPSCPGAGTYSFNAVGTKPACSAATSDHTL